The window TGCCCAGCTCTGCTCCGTTCGGGCAATAATGGCATCCTGTGCTTCCGGCATCAAAGTGTTGAACAGAGCACAGTAGCCTGCCACACGCACCATCAGATCCATATGATTTTCCGGATGTTCCTTGGCATCCTTGAGTGTTGCGGTATCAACCACATTGAACTGATTATGGAAAGTATTCTTGTACCGCATGCTTTCGATGAAGTTTGTGAATTTTTCCAGATTATCTTCGCCTTCCAGAGCACCGGGAGCAAAGCGCATATTCAGCAACTGGCCGCCGGCCATTTTTTTGTTGGGAAGTTTGCTGATGCTGTTGATCACAGCCGTTGGGCCCTCATGATCAGCGCCCAGGCACGGTGACGCGCCCTCATTCAAGGGCTTACCGGCCAAACGGCCATCGGGCGTTGCGCCCACTTCGAAGCCATTGGGAACATAGCTGGTGATGTTACTGGTCGACATCGTATACCGGCAGCCGATTGGGCCTCTGCCATTACGGTCAGTCGTATAGTTGGGCAGTAATGCAAGATAGCTTTCGTACACATCTGCCACGATGTGATCCACATAGTCGTCGTCATTGCCAAACTTAGGTGCATTACGACACAGCTTGCGCACTCGCGCGCCCTGTTCACCCTCAAAGTTGGAATCCATAGCCGCACGCAACTGATCCATGGTCAATACTTTACCGTCAAAGATAAGGTTTTTGACGGCTGCCAAGCTGTCGCCTACCACGCTGGGTCCAATGTTCGACTGGCTGATGTAGTCGAATTCGGAACCGCCGTTTTTCAGAGTTTTACCACGTTCCAAACTGCTGTTAACGGTGCAGCTGGCGAATGGATCGGCATCATAATATTTCAGGCTGCGGTCGCAAATCATATCGCAGTCCACGGCAAGCTTCATGTAAAAGTCCAGCGCCTTGCACCATTCAATCCACAGCTCATCATAGGTCTTATAATCGACATTTCGGTCTTTCTTTCCGGTCACGCTGAACAACTGAATTCCGCTTGCTGGATCCAACCCATTGTTCAGAATCAGTTCCAGAATTTTGCCGAAATTGATATAAGTCATGCCGGTGGCACGGTGCCCCCAACGACCGGGGATGGCAGTTTCCACGCAGCCCATGGAAGCATAGTCACGGGCGGTCGGTAGATCAATATTCAGTGTCATCATTGCAGGGATGCACACTTCGTCACAGAACATGCTGGGCATCCCAAAGCCCTTGCGGATCAAGCGTGCGGCATCTTTTATCAGGTTGTGCGGCGTGTCCTTACAGAATCGCACGCTCAGGTTCGGGTCCGGCAGACAGCTTTGGTTCATGGCTTCCATGCACAGGTAGCTGATATCGTTGGTGCCGTCAGTCCCATCCGACTTCATTCCCCCCACCATCAGGTTGCTGTACAGAGGATAACCGCCGCTGTACTGGGTATGATCCCAAGGACGGATCTTATTCAGACTGTTGGCCATGATGAAAAAGTGCGTAATGATCTCCAACGCTTTTTCTTTCGTGATTTTGCCCGCATCTAGATCTGCCTTATAATATGGATAGATATACTGGTCGAAGCGGCCAAAGCTAAAGGAATGACCGTTGGATTCAATCATCATCAACAGATGGGTCATATAGATGGTCTCAACAGCTTCATAGAAGCTGCGGGCACCGCCCTCCATATAATCCTCAAAAATCGTACCGATTTTCTCCAGCTCGGCTTTCCGCTTCGAGTTGGTCTCTTCGGCAGCTTTCTCTTTGCAAAGCCTGGAGAAGCGTTTAAGATACTTCAGAGCTGCATTCATGCTGATAATGGATGCGTTATAGAATTCCTTTTGCTCTTGGGTCAGATCAGAATTCTTCAGTTTTTCTTCCGCGATTTTGATCATGCCGCCATAGCCGACCCGCAGCACAAATTCATGGTTGGGAATGATATGGCCGTCACCGGACATACTGATGCCGCCACGATGCAATACGCCCTGTGCCTCGGCTTGAAGGTTGATTTCAGGCAAATTGCGCAGAACTTCGTCCTGATGGGTTTTTTCCTGCCAATATGGCTGCAACTTGCGCAGACGCTGTTTTGTTTCCTCGGTGATGTTAAAGTAATCGCCGCTACGCTTTTCAAACTCGTCCAGTTCCTCAATCACCCAGTTGAAAGAATACTCAGGGAAGATCGGTGCGGCAAAATTGCGGCTGGCCTGGTTTCCGATGATCAGGGAATCCGGCTCGATGTAAATAGACATCTGTGTCAGAATGGCATCAAAGGCCTTGGCGCGGCGCAGAACAATTGGATCGCCTTCGGTCTCCTGATAACTTTTGGTGATGATCTCGGCACGTTCCGGGCAGATAGTGGGCTCGCGGTGATTCATTCGATCCTGAAGGCGGGTGATGCGTTCAAAATCGCAGTCGTTATTTTCGATCTTAAAGCTCAAGAATTGTTTCATATTGATATCTCCTCTCATCAATAAAACTCAATTTAACTTCTTCATTTATCCAGATCACAGATCGTGACATTCCCACGGACTGCGGTCCAATCCTGATAGAAACCATTCACGGCTTGCTGGATGCAGCCTGCACCAAAGGCACCGTGCAGCAGGCTTGGCTGTACGGTGACGGTATGGGCCCCGGCCAGCAGCGCATCGTTCACTTGCTCCATGCTGTGGAAACTGGCAGCTAAAATCTTGGTGTCACTGCCATTACTGTCGATCATCTGGCGAAACGCAGAAATGGTGTTGCGAAAATCCATATCCAAATCGGCCATGCGGTTGCAGTAAGGAGCGATGAAATCCGCACCCACAGCAATGGCCATAAAACCCTGAATTCTGTTATAGATGGCGGTGGCGGTAATACCCACGCCTTCAGTCTTTAAAAAACGCATGGCTTTTAGGCCTTCCTCGTTAGTCGGCACTTTAATAAATACCTTATCATCCACATTCTTCAACAGTGTATGCGCTTCAGCAATCATGCCTTCTGCATTAGGCGCGGTTACCTGGATATGCAAGGTCTTGTTCACGCCGATGATTGCGCGCACCTTGCGCATATGGTCAAACAAGGGCACATTACCTTCGGCCTTTAAAATGCTGGGATTACTGGTAACACCTGTAATAGGATAGATACCGGAATATTTTTTCAGATCCTCCAAATTGGCGCTGTCAAATAGAAATTCCATTATCAATACCTCTTTCTCACTGTA of the uncultured Caproiciproducens sp. genome contains:
- a CDS encoding formate C-acetyltransferase/glycerol dehydratase family glycyl radical enzyme; amino-acid sequence: MKQFLSFKIENNDCDFERITRLQDRMNHREPTICPERAEIITKSYQETEGDPIVLRRAKAFDAILTQMSIYIEPDSLIIGNQASRNFAAPIFPEYSFNWVIEELDEFEKRSGDYFNITEETKQRLRKLQPYWQEKTHQDEVLRNLPEINLQAEAQGVLHRGGISMSGDGHIIPNHEFVLRVGYGGMIKIAEEKLKNSDLTQEQKEFYNASIISMNAALKYLKRFSRLCKEKAAEETNSKRKAELEKIGTIFEDYMEGGARSFYEAVETIYMTHLLMMIESNGHSFSFGRFDQYIYPYYKADLDAGKITKEKALEIITHFFIMANSLNKIRPWDHTQYSGGYPLYSNLMVGGMKSDGTDGTNDISYLCMEAMNQSCLPDPNLSVRFCKDTPHNLIKDAARLIRKGFGMPSMFCDEVCIPAMMTLNIDLPTARDYASMGCVETAIPGRWGHRATGMTYINFGKILELILNNGLDPASGIQLFSVTGKKDRNVDYKTYDELWIEWCKALDFYMKLAVDCDMICDRSLKYYDADPFASCTVNSSLERGKTLKNGGSEFDYISQSNIGPSVVGDSLAAVKNLIFDGKVLTMDQLRAAMDSNFEGEQGARVRKLCRNAPKFGNDDDYVDHIVADVYESYLALLPNYTTDRNGRGPIGCRYTMSTSNITSYVPNGFEVGATPDGRLAGKPLNEGASPCLGADHEGPTAVINSISKLPNKKMAGGQLLNMRFAPGALEGEDNLEKFTNFIESMRYKNTFHNQFNVVDTATLKDAKEHPENHMDLMVRVAGYCALFNTLMPEAQDAIIARTEQSWA
- a CDS encoding fructose-6-phosphate aldolase; this encodes MEFLFDSANLEDLKKYSGIYPITGVTSNPSILKAEGNVPLFDHMRKVRAIIGVNKTLHIQVTAPNAEGMIAEAHTLLKNVDDKVFIKVPTNEEGLKAMRFLKTEGVGITATAIYNRIQGFMAIAVGADFIAPYCNRMADLDMDFRNTISAFRQMIDSNGSDTKILAASFHSMEQVNDALLAGAHTVTVQPSLLHGAFGAGCIQQAVNGFYQDWTAVRGNVTICDLDK